Proteins encoded together in one Thermococcus gammatolerans EJ3 window:
- a CDS encoding fibrillarin-like rRNA/tRNA 2'-O-methyltransferase produces MKVKKHRFPGVYIVIDDDGSEKIATKNLVPGQRVYGERVIKFEGEEYRIWNPSRSKLGAAILNGLKNFPIKPGSTVLYLGIASGTTASHVSDIVGWEGKIFGVEFSPRVLRELVPIVEERRNIVPILGDATKPEGYRALVPKVDVIFEDVAQPTQAKILIDNAKVFLKSGGYGMISVKSRSIDVTKEPEEVFKEVERELASYFEVVERLSLEPYEKDHALFVVRKP; encoded by the coding sequence ATGAAGGTTAAGAAGCACAGGTTCCCGGGCGTTTACATCGTCATCGATGACGACGGGAGCGAGAAGATTGCAACCAAGAACCTCGTTCCCGGCCAGAGGGTTTATGGGGAGAGAGTTATCAAGTTCGAGGGCGAGGAGTACAGGATTTGGAATCCAAGCAGATCAAAGCTTGGAGCGGCGATACTCAACGGCCTCAAGAACTTCCCGATTAAGCCCGGCTCAACGGTGCTCTACCTTGGAATAGCGAGCGGAACCACCGCTTCCCACGTCAGCGACATCGTCGGCTGGGAGGGCAAGATATTCGGCGTCGAGTTCTCGCCGAGGGTTCTCAGGGAGCTCGTTCCAATAGTCGAGGAGAGGAGGAACATCGTCCCGATACTCGGCGACGCTACCAAGCCCGAAGGTTACCGCGCACTCGTTCCGAAGGTTGACGTCATCTTCGAGGACGTCGCCCAGCCGACTCAGGCGAAAATCCTCATAGACAACGCCAAGGTGTTCCTCAAGAGCGGTGGCTACGGAATGATTTCTGTCAAGAGCAGGAGCATCGACGTCACCAAGGAGCCCGAGGAGGTCTTCAAGGAGGTCGAGAGGGAACTCGCGAGCTACTTCGAGGTCGTTGAGAGGCTTTCGCTCGAGCCCTACGAGAAGGACCACGCTCTCTTCGTCGTTAGAAAGCCTTGA
- a CDS encoding TIGR00266 family protein: MKYEIKHRPSFSVLEVELNTGESIQAESGAMVYMSPTIKLETKAKGGIFGALKRSMLGGESFFINTFRAEGGPGTVGLAPPYPGDIEAFELDGTLYAQSGAFLASSGEIDIDTKWGGAKTFFGREGLFLLKMSGRGTVFLSSFGAIVRKELHNERFIIDTGHLVAFSEGLDFTVKRVGGLKSTLLSGEGLVAEFYGTGTLYIQTRSMDGFLSWIIPHLPKRG; encoded by the coding sequence ATGAAGTACGAAATTAAACACCGGCCGAGCTTCTCGGTGCTTGAGGTTGAGCTCAACACTGGAGAGAGCATTCAGGCCGAGAGCGGGGCCATGGTTTACATGAGTCCCACGATAAAGCTCGAGACGAAAGCAAAAGGTGGTATTTTTGGGGCGCTGAAGCGCTCAATGCTTGGAGGCGAGAGCTTCTTCATAAACACGTTCCGTGCCGAAGGAGGACCCGGAACCGTAGGGCTTGCCCCACCGTATCCTGGGGACATAGAGGCCTTTGAGCTCGATGGAACGCTTTACGCGCAGAGCGGTGCCTTTCTTGCAAGCAGTGGGGAGATAGACATAGACACGAAATGGGGAGGGGCAAAAACGTTCTTTGGCAGGGAAGGACTGTTCCTGCTCAAGATGAGCGGAAGGGGCACGGTGTTCCTCTCAAGCTTCGGGGCCATAGTCAGAAAGGAACTTCACAACGAGCGCTTTATCATAGACACAGGACACCTCGTGGCCTTCAGCGAGGGTCTGGACTTTACAGTGAAGCGGGTCGGCGGACTGAAGAGCACTCTCCTCAGCGGAGAAGGGCTTGTTGCCGAATTCTATGGCACCGGAACTCTGTACATACAGACGAGGAGTATGGATGGTTTCCTGAGCTGGATAATCCCGCACCTACCAAAAAGGGGTTGA
- a CDS encoding thiolase domain-containing protein, producing MRKAVIIGAGMTPVGEHWKLALRDLAVEALLNAMEDAGVDKVDSLYVGNMASGSFVEQENLGALIADWAGLGNIPAVKIEAACASGGAAVQEGVKAVLSGLEDVVAVVGVEKMTDAWPSDATRYLAYAADAEWELFHGASFVALNALIMRHYMKTYGYTEEDLALFAVNAHANGAKNPYAMFKKPIKVETVLKSPYIADPLKLFDASPVCDGAAAVIITTPEKAKELGVPKEKWVEVAGMARAIDTINLANREDLLTLKAAKIAAEKAYKMAGVEPKDIDFFEVHDAFTIMAALSLEALGVAKKGEGAKLAREGQIAIDGDYPIQTMGGLKSRGHPVGATGVYQTVEAVLQLRGEAPNQVPDAEVGLTQNIGGTGSNITVNILRRV from the coding sequence ATGAGGAAGGCCGTCATAATCGGTGCGGGCATGACCCCCGTTGGTGAGCACTGGAAGCTTGCCCTCCGTGATTTGGCCGTTGAAGCTCTGCTCAACGCGATGGAGGATGCAGGCGTCGATAAGGTTGACTCTCTCTACGTCGGCAACATGGCCTCTGGCTCCTTTGTAGAGCAGGAAAACCTCGGCGCGCTCATAGCTGACTGGGCCGGTCTCGGGAACATCCCCGCCGTTAAGATCGAGGCGGCGTGTGCCTCGGGGGGTGCCGCCGTTCAGGAGGGCGTTAAGGCCGTTCTCAGCGGGCTGGAAGACGTTGTCGCCGTCGTCGGCGTCGAGAAGATGACCGACGCCTGGCCGAGCGACGCTACCAGATACCTGGCCTACGCGGCCGATGCCGAGTGGGAGCTCTTCCACGGGGCCAGCTTCGTTGCTCTCAACGCACTTATTATGAGACACTACATGAAGACCTACGGCTACACCGAGGAGGATTTGGCACTATTCGCCGTAAACGCCCACGCCAACGGAGCTAAAAACCCCTACGCAATGTTCAAGAAGCCAATCAAGGTTGAGACCGTCCTCAAGAGCCCCTACATAGCCGACCCGCTCAAGCTCTTCGACGCCTCGCCGGTCTGCGACGGTGCGGCGGCCGTGATAATAACCACCCCCGAGAAGGCGAAAGAGCTCGGCGTTCCAAAAGAGAAGTGGGTTGAAGTTGCTGGAATGGCGCGCGCCATAGACACCATAAACCTCGCCAACAGGGAGGACCTGCTCACCCTTAAAGCGGCGAAGATAGCAGCAGAGAAAGCTTACAAGATGGCGGGAGTTGAGCCAAAGGACATCGACTTCTTCGAGGTTCACGACGCCTTCACGATTATGGCCGCGCTCAGCTTGGAAGCCCTCGGCGTCGCGAAGAAAGGAGAAGGAGCGAAGCTTGCCAGGGAGGGACAGATAGCGATTGACGGCGATTATCCGATACAGACTATGGGCGGACTCAAATCAAGGGGCCACCCGGTCGGAGCTACTGGAGTCTACCAGACGGTCGAGGCTGTTCTCCAGCTCCGCGGTGAGGCGCCGAATCAGGTTCCCGACGCCGAGGTCGGCCTGACCCAGAACATCGGAGGAACCGGCTCGAACATAACCGTTAACATCCTCAGGAGGGTGTGA
- a CDS encoding Zn-ribbon domain-containing OB-fold protein: MARPMQISRYWRHFREKYRLIGGKCENGHVFFPYRSVCPVCGSRNVEEYEFSGKGKVLTWTIVRNPPSGFEYYKPYPLALVQLEEGPVVLAQLTDVEPEEIHEGMEVEAVTRKVREFEEDGIILYAYKFRPVLK; encoded by the coding sequence ATGGCCCGTCCGATGCAGATTTCCCGCTACTGGAGGCACTTCCGTGAGAAGTACAGACTCATAGGAGGCAAATGTGAGAACGGCCACGTCTTCTTCCCATACCGCTCGGTCTGCCCTGTCTGCGGTTCAAGGAACGTCGAGGAGTACGAGTTCAGCGGAAAGGGCAAGGTGCTCACCTGGACGATAGTGAGAAACCCGCCGAGCGGGTTCGAGTACTACAAGCCGTATCCACTTGCCCTCGTTCAGCTTGAGGAAGGGCCTGTGGTTCTTGCCCAGCTCACCGACGTCGAGCCAGAGGAAATCCACGAGGGCATGGAGGTCGAGGCGGTAACCAGAAAGGTCAGGGAGTTCGAGGAGGACGGTATAATCCTCTACGCCTACAAGTTCAGGCCCGTTTTGAAGTGA
- a CDS encoding McrC family protein, whose product MPRLTTITLYEHDEKRYRDIAGDKKAIQDALIKLNKQFKKDFKKLDRSEDNSDTEDTIDESKGVVEVYANKIKARHYVGFAAVDNVFLQILPKVFKPKKEQTQETQEDTWEPILAFIRMLDMAYGLKIKDHDLAYLQGRNLRPNLYEVFIYLFAKSLWSEVQRGYHREYVEVHREEKFLRGKLLMSRQIRKLPHQLNTFSVEVHELIEDNLLNRIFYASVREALRRTTWGLNRKLLGELMLAFDGITPIHLRTEHFERVHFTRLNERFRRPFELAKLLFMPASGKGRSREVSGFFVDMNKLFERFIERVLVRNLPPEYKLFYQESYPFLKNQNGSSQKPDYVVRKGNTPVVVLDAKYRELKERIPSSDMLRQLYVYSRIWGYKTSHENDSKPPAVIVIPSSSTYNQGLPDKPLEFEFFDERKLFIVAYNMDYVKTGAIFKADKNFRRSLNNIIGKLNT is encoded by the coding sequence ATGCCAAGACTAACGACAATAACACTCTACGAACATGATGAAAAGAGGTACAGGGATATTGCAGGAGACAAAAAGGCTATTCAAGACGCTCTCATCAAGTTGAACAAGCAATTTAAGAAGGATTTTAAAAAGCTGGACAGATCAGAAGATAATTCAGATACTGAGGATACAATAGACGAGAGCAAAGGCGTAGTAGAGGTCTATGCCAACAAGATTAAAGCACGACACTACGTCGGCTTCGCCGCCGTTGACAACGTTTTCCTTCAAATTCTTCCAAAGGTCTTCAAGCCAAAGAAAGAGCAAACACAAGAGACACAGGAAGATACTTGGGAGCCCATTCTGGCTTTTATACGAATGCTTGACATGGCCTATGGACTAAAAATCAAAGACCACGACTTAGCTTATCTTCAAGGAAGAAACCTCCGGCCGAACCTTTACGAAGTTTTTATTTATTTGTTCGCTAAAAGCCTCTGGAGTGAGGTTCAAAGGGGATACCATCGGGAATACGTTGAAGTTCACAGGGAAGAGAAGTTTCTTCGGGGAAAACTACTGATGAGCAGACAGATACGAAAGCTTCCCCACCAGCTAAACACCTTTAGCGTTGAAGTCCATGAGCTCATTGAGGATAATCTGCTCAACAGGATTTTCTATGCATCGGTTAGAGAAGCACTCAGAAGAACAACATGGGGCCTAAACAGAAAGCTCCTCGGTGAGCTGATGCTGGCCTTTGACGGTATTACGCCTATACACCTTAGGACAGAGCACTTTGAACGCGTTCATTTTACAAGGCTCAATGAGAGGTTTAGGAGGCCCTTTGAGCTGGCTAAACTTTTGTTTATGCCTGCAAGCGGAAAAGGAAGGAGTCGGGAAGTTAGCGGGTTCTTTGTTGACATGAACAAGCTGTTTGAGAGGTTTATTGAGAGAGTTCTCGTGAGAAACCTTCCGCCGGAATACAAATTGTTCTACCAAGAATCTTATCCATTTTTAAAAAATCAGAATGGAAGCTCCCAAAAGCCTGATTACGTTGTTAGAAAAGGTAACACTCCTGTTGTAGTTCTTGATGCAAAATACAGAGAGCTCAAAGAGAGAATCCCCAGCTCGGATATGTTACGCCAGCTTTATGTCTATTCACGGATTTGGGGTTATAAGACCAGTCACGAAAATGACTCAAAACCTCCTGCCGTCATTGTAATTCCTTCCAGCTCAACTTACAATCAAGGGCTTCCAGACAAACCGTTAGAGTTTGAATTTTTCGATGAGAGGAAGCTCTTTATAGTTGCGTACAACATGGATTATGTAAAAACGGGTGCAATATTTAAGGCAGATAAAAACTTTAGAAGGAGCCTAAACAACATTATTGGCAAACTAAACACCTAA
- a CDS encoding type II toxin-antitoxin system VapC family toxin: MVPVINDIVFSEFLFHYIALKTGVSPFTIKKRGEIGKVILTEEPKDFLNQFHVLPTDDEVLEVSYGLIRKHNLLPNDAIILATCLVFEVRNFGTLDSDLKQAGEKEGLNVLP; encoded by the coding sequence TTGGTCCCAGTAATCAACGACATAGTTTTCAGTGAGTTCCTTTTTCACTACATTGCCCTCAAAACTGGAGTTTCCCCGTTTACAATCAAAAAGCGGGGTGAAATAGGAAAAGTAATCCTCACCGAGGAACCAAAGGACTTCCTCAACCAGTTTCATGTTCTCCCTACGGACGATGAGGTTCTTGAGGTATCTTATGGGCTCATAAGAAAGCACAATCTGCTCCCGAATGACGCAATAATCCTCGCCACTTGTCTTGTCTTTGAAGTGAGAAACTTTGGAACGCTGGACAGCGATCTTAAACAGGCTGGGGAGAAAGAAGGACTAAACGTCCTTCCCTAA
- a CDS encoding hydroxymethylglutaryl-CoA synthase — MRKLLKPKREVGIVGYGAYVPMYRIKAEEIGRVWGVSSFPIEEKAVPGLDEDALTIGLEAARNALKRAGIDPKLIRAVWFGSESKPYAVKPTGTVIAEAIGATPDVSTADFEFACKAGTEALQTAIGFVGSEMADYAMAIGADTAQGRPGDHLEFTAGAGGAAFIVGPKSSETVAYFEGSYSYVTDTPDFWRRQHEHYPRHGNRFTGEPAYFHHIINAAKTLMEELGLTVNDFDYAVFHQPNVKFPLTVAKILGIPKEKVLPGLLSGTIGNTYSGATMVGVSAVLDIAKPGDRILWVSFGSGAGSDAFSVVVQDAIEEKRNLAPKVKDYVERKKYIDYALYAKARRKYIL, encoded by the coding sequence ATGAGGAAACTTCTGAAGCCGAAGAGGGAAGTGGGCATCGTCGGCTACGGTGCCTACGTTCCGATGTATAGAATCAAGGCTGAGGAGATAGGACGCGTTTGGGGCGTTTCGAGCTTTCCAATCGAGGAGAAGGCCGTCCCGGGACTTGACGAAGACGCGCTCACCATAGGCCTTGAAGCTGCCAGAAACGCCCTCAAGAGGGCAGGCATTGATCCCAAGCTCATAAGGGCCGTGTGGTTTGGTAGCGAGAGCAAGCCCTACGCGGTGAAGCCGACTGGAACTGTCATAGCCGAGGCAATCGGGGCAACGCCAGACGTCAGCACCGCCGACTTCGAGTTCGCTTGTAAGGCCGGAACCGAGGCACTGCAGACTGCCATCGGCTTTGTAGGTTCAGAGATGGCCGACTACGCGATGGCAATCGGAGCTGACACAGCACAGGGAAGGCCCGGCGACCACCTTGAATTCACCGCCGGAGCCGGCGGTGCGGCGTTCATAGTCGGCCCGAAGAGCTCTGAAACAGTTGCCTACTTCGAGGGAAGCTACTCCTACGTTACGGACACGCCAGACTTCTGGAGAAGGCAACACGAGCACTACCCGAGGCACGGAAACCGCTTTACAGGCGAGCCGGCCTACTTCCACCACATAATCAACGCGGCAAAAACGCTTATGGAAGAGTTGGGTCTTACCGTCAACGACTTCGACTACGCGGTCTTTCACCAGCCCAACGTCAAGTTCCCGCTCACCGTTGCCAAAATCCTCGGAATCCCGAAGGAAAAGGTTCTTCCCGGACTTCTCTCTGGAACCATCGGAAACACCTACAGCGGTGCGACGATGGTTGGAGTCTCTGCAGTTCTTGACATAGCCAAGCCCGGAGACAGGATTTTGTGGGTTTCCTTCGGTTCCGGGGCCGGAAGCGACGCCTTCAGCGTTGTTGTCCAGGATGCAATAGAGGAGAAGAGGAACCTGGCGCCGAAGGTCAAGGACTACGTCGAGAGGAAGAAGTACATAGACTACGCCCTCTACGCCAAAGCGAGGAGGAAGTACATCCTGTGA
- a CDS encoding McrB family protein, translating into MENQLFIIGIGTGTDEYENFEETILKGVKRNELEGQIGPDILDNCCSDVCYFWGRSKETIYEKKIDKGDMVLFYVGKRISRNKVDLNQETAVYLGIICETVEISENDVSFLNDFWRKGENFRFLMFFKKKPEKLHHSINEINSKLGYNPDYFPIAGYVKPERMSGVYDILKNILKKRGILKESDSMNESAGHNIKEDYFRVDMLLNKKGQVILYGPPGTGKTWIARKYVVEETNEKTPGNKWEFITFHQSYSYEEFIEGFRPRTDNEEKIRYVVEDGIFKKIALRALVKGLFELEDATIGKDKIHRLYILLTKKEPLSPTEYEEYLRLKRYLWELVGGLPKDKLKNLTPKFYLIIDEINRGNISKIFGELITLLEKDKRLGGENQLIVRLPYSGEPFAVPPNLYIIGTMNTADRSIALLDVALRRRFAFIEVEPRPEFLEKENLKKIREKKLKTEDRKRLNEKLNELFSKLGNDNYFLKTLLEKINVRITVVKDRDHRIGHSYFLNVETVEDLHHVWYYEVLPLLMEYFYNDWETIKWVLNEKGKEHGNVFFEKLRLTGPNGEEAYQLKVLEGDAFIGALKRIISKNTPSQEGGATTNEENSPENTQSQTEGD; encoded by the coding sequence ATGGAAAACCAGTTATTCATAATTGGGATTGGAACAGGAACTGACGAGTATGAGAATTTTGAGGAGACGATCCTAAAAGGAGTGAAACGAAATGAGCTGGAAGGCCAAATTGGCCCCGATATCTTGGACAATTGCTGTTCTGATGTTTGTTATTTCTGGGGCAGATCAAAAGAGACAATCTACGAGAAAAAGATTGATAAAGGCGACATGGTGCTATTTTATGTAGGCAAGCGTATTAGTCGAAATAAAGTTGATCTGAACCAAGAAACTGCAGTATACCTCGGAATTATCTGTGAAACCGTAGAGATTTCCGAAAACGATGTTAGTTTTCTCAATGACTTCTGGAGAAAAGGAGAAAACTTTCGGTTCTTGATGTTCTTCAAGAAAAAACCGGAGAAATTACATCATTCAATCAATGAGATAAACAGCAAACTGGGATATAACCCCGATTATTTTCCGATAGCTGGATATGTTAAGCCAGAACGCATGTCGGGTGTATATGACATTCTAAAAAACATTTTAAAAAAAAGAGGTATTTTAAAGGAGAGTGACTCTATGAACGAAAGTGCAGGCCACAATATAAAAGAAGATTATTTTAGAGTTGACATGTTACTAAATAAAAAAGGCCAAGTAATCCTCTACGGCCCACCAGGAACTGGAAAAACCTGGATAGCGCGAAAATATGTCGTTGAGGAGACTAACGAAAAAACGCCTGGAAATAAGTGGGAGTTCATAACCTTCCACCAGTCATACAGTTATGAGGAGTTCATTGAAGGGTTCAGACCAAGAACAGATAACGAAGAAAAAATTCGCTATGTGGTTGAGGACGGAATCTTCAAGAAAATTGCCCTTAGAGCGCTTGTAAAGGGACTTTTCGAACTGGAAGACGCAACAATTGGTAAGGACAAGATACACCGACTCTACATTCTTTTAACCAAAAAAGAACCACTATCCCCTACAGAATACGAGGAGTATTTGCGGCTCAAAAGATACCTCTGGGAACTGGTGGGGGGACTTCCAAAAGACAAACTAAAGAATCTCACCCCCAAGTTCTACCTTATAATCGACGAAATCAACCGCGGAAACATCAGCAAAATCTTCGGCGAGCTGATAACGCTCCTCGAAAAGGACAAGCGCTTGGGCGGTGAGAACCAGCTTATAGTTAGGTTGCCATACTCGGGGGAACCTTTCGCGGTTCCGCCAAACCTTTACATCATCGGCACGATGAACACTGCCGATAGAAGCATTGCCCTGCTTGACGTTGCGTTGAGGAGGAGGTTTGCGTTTATTGAGGTTGAGCCAAGACCAGAATTTCTCGAAAAAGAAAACCTGAAGAAAATTAGAGAAAAGAAGCTAAAGACAGAGGATAGAAAAAGGCTAAACGAAAAACTAAACGAGCTATTTAGTAAACTGGGTAATGATAACTACTTTCTCAAAACTCTTCTCGAGAAGATTAACGTTCGCATTACTGTCGTTAAAGACCGCGACCACAGGATAGGCCACAGCTACTTCCTAAATGTAGAAACTGTTGAAGACCTCCACCACGTCTGGTACTATGAAGTGCTCCCTCTTCTCATGGAGTACTTCTACAACGACTGGGAGACAATAAAGTGGGTGCTGAACGAGAAAGGCAAAGAGCATGGAAACGTGTTCTTCGAGAAGTTAAGGCTTACTGGACCAAACGGAGAAGAAGCATATCAATTAAAAGTTCTCGAAGGAGACGCCTTTATTGGGGCTTTAAAGAGAATAATCAGTAAGAACACTCCATCTCAAGAGGGAGGAGCAACAACTAACGAGGAAAACTCCCCAGAGAACACCCAGTCCCAAACTGAAGGGGACTGA
- a CDS encoding multiprotein bridging factor aMBF1, with amino-acid sequence MSKAKPRYCEICGAPIRGPGHRIRLEGAEVLVCDRCYEKYGRKKSGFSIMPTGREPRRRPVSAPRPKREPKPYRERPLYTEEIVEDFAERVYRAIQRSGKSYEELSHEIGLSVNDLRAIAHGYREPTIKEAKKLERYFKITLIERVEEEFKEKKTIPKDYEPTLGDIANIRIRKRKK; translated from the coding sequence ATGAGCAAGGCCAAGCCGCGCTACTGCGAGATTTGTGGTGCACCCATAAGGGGCCCGGGCCACAGGATAAGGCTCGAAGGTGCCGAGGTTCTCGTCTGCGACCGCTGTTACGAGAAGTACGGCCGAAAGAAGTCCGGCTTCAGCATAATGCCCACAGGAAGGGAGCCGAGGAGAAGGCCCGTCTCAGCACCGAGGCCGAAGAGGGAGCCAAAGCCCTACCGTGAGAGACCGCTTTACACCGAGGAGATAGTCGAGGACTTCGCCGAGAGGGTTTACAGGGCCATACAGAGGAGCGGTAAGAGCTACGAGGAGCTGTCCCATGAGATTGGGCTTTCGGTGAACGATTTGAGGGCCATAGCGCACGGCTACCGCGAGCCAACGATTAAGGAGGCCAAGAAGCTCGAGCGCTACTTCAAGATTACGCTCATCGAGCGCGTCGAGGAGGAGTTTAAGGAGAAGAAGACGATTCCGAAGGACTACGAGCCGACCCTCGGCGACATAGCCAACATCAGGATACGGAAGAGGAAGAAGTGA
- a CDS encoding PIN domain-containing protein, which yields MIVIPDTSALVELIKGTEKGKAVLEILNESELVIIPTLVLAELSSFLERNGVDLSIVKTIADMGLVVPLDKEVAINAGKLHAEIRRKNKNKHVSLADCIISKTAKRYGALVVTTDYHFRLLGDAIIIES from the coding sequence ATGATAGTGATTCCTGACACTTCCGCTCTCGTGGAGCTGATTAAAGGTACTGAGAAGGGAAAAGCTGTTCTTGAGATTCTCAACGAATCTGAGCTGGTAATTATTCCGACGCTTGTTCTGGCAGAACTTAGTAGTTTCTTGGAGAGAAACGGGGTCGATTTGAGCATAGTGAAGACGATAGCCGACATGGGTTTGGTCGTCCCCTTAGATAAAGAAGTGGCAATCAACGCGGGGAAACTGCACGCAGAAATACGCAGAAAGAACAAAAACAAGCACGTTTCACTCGCAGATTGCATTATCTCCAAAACTGCTAAGAGGTATGGAGCGCTCGTAGTTACGACCGACTACCATTTTCGGCTCTTGGGAGACGCAATAATAATTGAAAGCTAA
- a CDS encoding DUF356 domain-containing protein, whose translation MRNTIVLVRTDNFQKASVALADLVRYGGMRIRGDPRIIPPALSDWAFEKISGEKPRKRFKAHVVAQIDLPPKKAIGRLMDIHPPAHILVIPPDSEVWEELMRLWGSFEKLKGFHPPKRTKAEELRRKAEKRREKEEWEFEEV comes from the coding sequence ATGAGAAACACGATTGTCTTAGTTAGAACCGACAACTTTCAGAAGGCGAGCGTTGCTTTAGCTGACCTCGTGAGGTACGGGGGTATGAGAATTCGCGGTGACCCGAGGATAATACCGCCTGCCCTCTCAGACTGGGCCTTCGAAAAGATAAGTGGCGAGAAACCGAGAAAGCGCTTTAAAGCCCACGTCGTTGCCCAGATTGACCTTCCGCCGAAGAAGGCCATAGGCAGGCTGATGGACATTCATCCCCCGGCCCATATCCTTGTAATCCCCCCAGATTCCGAGGTCTGGGAAGAGTTAATGCGCCTCTGGGGAAGCTTTGAGAAGCTTAAGGGTTTCCACCCCCCGAAGAGAACGAAGGCTGAAGAGCTCAGAAGGAAGGCCGAGAAGAGGAGAGAGAAGGAGGAGTGGGAGTTCGAGGAGGTTTAG
- a CDS encoding GNAT family N-acetyltransferase, producing MTKVKIEKLQKLDQETLERLIEIYMNAYEGMREYGGEGESYAKRYLRWCWSKAKDGFFVAKIGDKIVGFIVCDDDWYSRYEGRTVGAIHEFAVDKSYQGHGIGRKLMEKCLEYLGGKDIELWVGEKNERAKRFYEEYGFREVGKHGIWVRMVRRKR from the coding sequence ATGACGAAAGTAAAGATAGAGAAACTCCAAAAGCTCGACCAGGAAACCCTTGAGAGGCTGATAGAGATTTACATGAACGCCTACGAGGGAATGCGCGAGTACGGCGGGGAAGGGGAGAGCTACGCGAAGCGCTACCTGAGGTGGTGCTGGAGCAAAGCTAAGGACGGCTTCTTCGTCGCCAAAATCGGCGACAAGATAGTCGGCTTCATCGTCTGCGACGACGATTGGTACAGCAGGTACGAGGGGAGAACCGTCGGGGCCATACACGAGTTCGCGGTGGACAAAAGCTACCAGGGGCATGGGATAGGGCGGAAGCTCATGGAGAAGTGCCTTGAATACCTCGGCGGAAAAGATATTGAGCTCTGGGTCGGTGAGAAGAACGAGCGGGCGAAGAGGTTTTACGAGGAGTACGGTTTCAGAGAGGTCGGAAAGCACGGCATCTGGGTGAGGATGGTTAGAAGGAAAAGGTGA